One stretch of Streptomyces sp. 135 DNA includes these proteins:
- a CDS encoding phosphoketolase family protein gives MLMAPMAKEDLAALDAHWRAANYLSVGQIYLMANPLLTEPLRPEHIKPRLLGHWGTSPGLNLVHTHLNRAIKERDLDALCVWGPGHGGPAVLANSWLEGSYTQTYPAVTRDAEGMARLFRQFSFPGGVPSHVAPETPGSIHEGGELGYSLAHAYGAAFDNPDLVVACVIGDGEAETGPLAGSWHSNKFLDPVHDGAVLPILHLNGYKIANPTLLARLPDAELDALLKGYGHDPLYVTGDDPHQVHQAMADTLDQALDRIAAIQRAARDGGAHNRARWPVVVLRTPKGWTGPRTVDGDPVENTWRSHQVPLSGVRENPDHLRQLEEWLRSYRPQELFDTEGAPTADVLACVPEGERRLGATRHANGGVLSRPLPLPPLEDFAVPVDRPGATLHEPTRVTGALLARVMADTARRRDFRVVGPDETESNRLGALFGATGKAWQERTLDTDEHLARDGRVMEVLSEHLCQGWLEGYTLTGRHGLFSCYEAFVHIVDSMVNQHIKWLKTSRSLPWRAPVPSLNYLLTSHVWRQDHNGFSHQDPGFVDHVLNKSPDVVRVYLPPDANTLLSVTEHVLGSRDYVNVVVAGKQPCFDWLTLDEARAHCARGAGVWEWAGTDDGTRDPDVVLACAGDVPTQEVLAAASLLREALPELAVRVVNVVDIARLMPREEHPHGMPDSEFDALFTPDRPVIFAYHGYPWLIHRLAYRRTGHDNLHVRGYKEAGTTTTPFDMVVRNDLDRYRLVMDVIDRVPGLAVRATAVRQAMADARTRHHAWIREHGTDLPEVAEWTWPHAAGR, from the coding sequence ATCCTCATGGCGCCCATGGCGAAGGAGGACCTGGCGGCACTCGACGCCCACTGGCGTGCCGCCAACTACCTGTCCGTCGGCCAGATCTACCTGATGGCCAACCCGCTGCTGACCGAGCCGCTGAGGCCCGAGCACATCAAGCCGCGCCTCCTCGGCCACTGGGGCACCTCACCCGGCCTCAACCTCGTCCACACGCACCTCAACCGCGCCATCAAGGAACGCGACCTGGACGCGCTGTGCGTATGGGGACCCGGCCACGGCGGACCGGCCGTGCTCGCCAACTCCTGGCTGGAGGGCAGCTACACGCAGACGTACCCGGCGGTGACGCGGGACGCGGAGGGCATGGCGCGGCTGTTCCGCCAGTTCTCGTTCCCCGGCGGCGTGCCGAGCCACGTCGCACCCGAGACGCCCGGCTCGATCCACGAGGGCGGCGAACTGGGCTACTCCCTCGCCCACGCCTACGGAGCCGCCTTCGACAACCCGGACCTGGTCGTGGCCTGCGTGATCGGTGACGGCGAGGCCGAGACCGGGCCGCTGGCCGGCTCCTGGCACTCCAACAAATTCCTCGACCCCGTGCACGACGGCGCCGTCCTGCCGATCCTCCACCTCAACGGCTACAAGATCGCCAACCCGACGCTGCTCGCCCGGCTCCCCGACGCCGAGCTGGACGCCCTGCTCAAGGGATACGGCCACGATCCCCTGTACGTCACCGGCGACGACCCGCACCAGGTCCACCAGGCCATGGCCGACACACTGGACCAGGCCCTCGACCGCATCGCCGCCATCCAGCGCGCCGCCCGCGACGGCGGCGCGCACAACCGCGCGCGCTGGCCCGTCGTCGTACTGCGCACGCCCAAGGGCTGGACGGGCCCGCGGACCGTCGACGGGGATCCGGTCGAGAACACCTGGCGCTCCCACCAGGTGCCCCTCTCCGGAGTCCGCGAGAACCCGGACCACCTGCGGCAGTTGGAGGAGTGGCTGCGCTCCTACCGCCCCCAGGAACTCTTCGACACCGAGGGCGCTCCCACCGCCGACGTCCTGGCCTGCGTACCCGAGGGGGAGCGCAGGCTCGGCGCCACGCGGCACGCCAACGGCGGTGTGCTCAGCCGGCCGCTGCCCCTGCCGCCGCTGGAGGACTTCGCCGTCCCCGTCGACCGGCCCGGCGCCACCCTGCACGAGCCGACCCGGGTCACGGGCGCCCTGCTCGCCCGGGTCATGGCCGACACCGCGCGGCGGCGCGACTTCCGTGTCGTGGGCCCGGACGAGACCGAGTCCAACCGGCTCGGCGCGCTCTTCGGCGCCACCGGCAAGGCCTGGCAGGAACGGACCCTCGACACCGACGAGCACCTCGCCCGCGACGGCCGCGTCATGGAGGTCCTCTCCGAACACCTCTGCCAGGGCTGGCTGGAGGGCTACACCCTCACCGGCCGGCACGGCCTCTTCTCCTGCTACGAAGCCTTCGTCCACATCGTCGACTCGATGGTCAACCAGCACATCAAGTGGCTGAAGACCTCGCGCTCCCTGCCGTGGCGAGCCCCCGTGCCGTCCCTCAACTACCTGCTCACCTCACACGTGTGGCGCCAGGACCACAACGGCTTCTCGCACCAGGACCCGGGCTTCGTGGACCACGTGCTCAACAAGAGCCCCGACGTCGTACGCGTCTATCTGCCGCCGGACGCCAACACTCTCCTGTCGGTGACCGAGCACGTCCTCGGCAGCCGCGACTACGTCAACGTGGTCGTCGCGGGGAAGCAGCCCTGCTTCGACTGGCTCACCCTCGACGAGGCCCGCGCCCACTGTGCGCGCGGCGCGGGGGTGTGGGAGTGGGCGGGCACCGACGACGGCACACGCGACCCCGACGTGGTCCTGGCCTGCGCGGGCGACGTGCCGACGCAGGAAGTCCTGGCCGCGGCGAGCCTGCTGCGGGAGGCGCTGCCCGAGCTGGCCGTCCGCGTCGTCAACGTCGTCGACATCGCCCGCCTCATGCCCCGCGAGGAACACCCGCACGGCATGCCCGACTCCGAGTTCGACGCGCTCTTCACCCCCGACCGGCCGGTGATCTTCGCCTACCACGGCTATCCGTGGCTGATCCACCGCCTCGCCTACCGCCGTACCGGCCACGACAACCTGCACGTACGCGGCTACAAGGAGGCGGGCACGACGACCACGCCCTTCGACATGGTCGTCCGCAACGACCTCGACCGCTACCGCCTCGTCATGGACGTCATCGACCGCGTCCCCGGCCTCGCCGTGCGCGCCACGGCCGTGCGGCAGGCGATGGCCGACGCCCGCACCCGCCACCACGCCTGGATCCGCGAGCACGGCACCGACCTGCCGGAGGTCGCGGAGTGGACGTGGCCCCATGCCGCCGGGCGCTGA
- a CDS encoding methyltransferase, giving the protein MNRLSTSWGAYDLTRFPEDPRDQLRAWSAADAYLLRHLAGEEGEEGKQGEPGGVAAAVDLSGTVAVVGDRWGALTTALAGHARVPVQITDSFLAQQATRANLARAGHAPDAARLLTTRDTPPARIDVLLVRVPKSLALLEDQLHRLASALHEGTVVVGTGMVTEIHTSTLELFERLVGPTRTSLARQKARLIFSTPDPARTPGPAPWPRTYVLPADSGAGAGLTVVNHAGIFCADRLDIGTRFFLKHLPRARGGAHVVDLGCGNGVLGTAASVADPDATVTFIDESFQAVASAEATFRANAAEDAKAHFVAGDALAAVPPGTVDLVLNNPPFHSHQATTGATAWRMFSGARAALRPGGELWVIGNRHLGYHVKLRKLFGNARVVASDPKFVVLRAVKGNR; this is encoded by the coding sequence ATGAACCGTTTGAGCACGTCATGGGGCGCGTACGACCTCACCCGCTTCCCGGAGGACCCCCGCGACCAGCTGCGCGCCTGGTCGGCGGCCGACGCCTATCTGCTGCGGCACCTCGCGGGCGAGGAAGGTGAGGAAGGGAAGCAAGGGGAGCCAGGGGGCGTCGCGGCGGCCGTCGACCTGAGTGGCACCGTGGCCGTCGTCGGTGACCGGTGGGGCGCGCTGACCACCGCGCTCGCGGGGCACGCGCGTGTGCCCGTGCAGATCACCGACTCCTTCCTCGCCCAGCAGGCCACCCGCGCCAACCTCGCGCGGGCGGGCCACGCGCCGGACGCGGCCCGGCTGCTGACGACCAGGGACACTCCGCCCGCCCGTATCGACGTACTCCTGGTCCGCGTACCGAAGAGCCTCGCGCTTCTCGAGGACCAGCTGCACCGGCTGGCGTCCGCCCTGCACGAGGGCACCGTCGTCGTCGGCACCGGCATGGTCACCGAGATCCACACGTCCACGCTTGAGCTCTTCGAGCGGCTCGTCGGGCCGACCAGGACCTCCCTGGCGCGGCAGAAGGCGCGGCTCATCTTCAGCACCCCGGACCCCGCGCGCACCCCGGGGCCCGCCCCCTGGCCCCGTACCTATGTGCTGCCCGCCGACTCCGGGGCCGGCGCGGGCCTGACCGTCGTCAACCACGCCGGCATCTTCTGCGCCGACCGCCTCGACATCGGCACCCGCTTCTTCCTCAAGCACCTGCCGCGCGCCCGTGGCGGCGCGCACGTCGTGGACCTCGGCTGCGGCAACGGCGTGCTCGGCACCGCCGCGTCCGTCGCGGACCCGGACGCCACGGTCACCTTCATCGACGAGTCGTTCCAGGCCGTCGCCTCCGCCGAGGCCACCTTCCGCGCCAACGCCGCCGAGGACGCCAAGGCGCACTTCGTGGCCGGGGACGCCCTCGCCGCCGTGCCGCCGGGGACGGTGGACCTCGTCCTGAACAACCCGCCCTTCCACAGCCACCAGGCCACCACCGGGGCGACCGCGTGGCGGATGTTCAGCGGTGCGCGCGCCGCGCTGCGGCCCGGCGGCGAACTGTGGGTCATCGGCAACCGCCACCTCGGGTACCACGTGAAGCTGCGCAAGCTCTTCGGCAACGCGCGCGTCGTCGCGAGCGACCCGAAGTTCGTCGTGCTGCGGGCGGTCAAGGGCAACCGCTGA
- a CDS encoding NUDIX domain-containing protein — MATPEFIRTLRADAGQQLLWLPGVSAIVFDDDGRVLLGRRSDNGRWAVIGGIPDPGEQPAECAVREVYEETAVRCVPERVVLVQALDPVTYPNGDTCQYMDITLRCRAVGGEARVNDDESLEVAWFDVDALPDLHEFSLSRIKQALVDGPTWFEPSTER, encoded by the coding sequence ATGGCCACTCCTGAATTCATCCGCACCCTGCGGGCCGACGCCGGCCAGCAGCTGCTCTGGCTCCCCGGGGTCTCCGCCATCGTCTTCGACGACGACGGCAGGGTGCTGCTCGGGCGGCGCTCCGACAACGGCAGGTGGGCGGTGATCGGCGGCATCCCCGACCCGGGGGAGCAGCCCGCGGAGTGCGCGGTGCGCGAGGTGTACGAGGAGACGGCGGTGCGCTGCGTGCCCGAGCGCGTGGTCCTGGTCCAGGCGCTGGACCCGGTCACCTACCCCAACGGCGACACCTGCCAGTACATGGACATCACCCTGCGCTGCCGTGCCGTCGGCGGCGAGGCGCGCGTCAACGACGACGAGTCGCTGGAAGTGGCGTGGTTCGACGTGGACGCGCTGCCCGACCTGCACGAGTTCTCGCTCTCCCGCATCAAGCAGGCCCTGGTCGACGGCCCCACCTGGTTCGAGCCGAGCACCGAGCGGTGA
- the lnt gene encoding apolipoprotein N-acyltransferase has protein sequence MTATTTPVDEPDQLDPQPAPASRAGRVLRRLVPAAAAALSGVLLYVSFPPRTLWWLALPAFAVLARCLHGRTWKAGLGLGYLFGLGFLLPLLVWTGVEVGPGPWLALAAVEAVFVALVGAGIAAVSRLPGYPLWAAALWIAGEAARARVPFSGFPWGKIAFGQADGVFLPLAALGGTPVLGFAVVLCGFGLYEAVRRIRDVRATGVLRRGAAAVAGLSVLVPLLGAFAARPLVSDEAEDGTATIAAIQGNVPRAGLDFNAQRRAVLDHHVRETERLAAQVKAGKVKRPDLVLWPENSSDIDPFTNPDARQEIENAVKAIGVPLSVGGVVEAEDGKLFNEQILWDPRKGPTDTYDKRQIQPFGEYIPLRDVIGVFSSDVDMVRQDFSRGSEPGVFTMAGTKVGLATCYEAAFDWAVRDTVTHGAQIISVPSNNATFDRSEMTYQQLAMSRVRAVEHSRAVAVPVTSGVSAVIMPDGTVKAKTEWFTADSLVEEVPLRSSRTPATRLGALPEGVLVLIALGGLGWAAASARARRDAGE, from the coding sequence GTGACAGCCACCACCACTCCCGTAGACGAGCCGGACCAGCTCGATCCGCAGCCCGCGCCGGCCTCCCGCGCCGGGCGCGTCCTGCGGCGGCTCGTGCCCGCCGCCGCGGCGGCCCTCTCCGGAGTGCTGCTCTACGTCAGCTTCCCGCCCCGCACGCTGTGGTGGCTCGCGCTCCCGGCCTTCGCCGTCCTCGCCCGGTGCCTGCACGGCCGCACCTGGAAGGCGGGCCTCGGCCTCGGTTACCTCTTCGGCCTGGGCTTCCTGCTGCCGCTGCTGGTGTGGACCGGCGTCGAGGTCGGCCCCGGCCCGTGGCTGGCGCTCGCCGCCGTCGAGGCGGTCTTCGTCGCCCTGGTGGGCGCGGGCATCGCGGCGGTCTCACGCCTGCCCGGCTACCCGCTCTGGGCGGCCGCCCTGTGGATCGCGGGAGAGGCGGCACGCGCGCGCGTGCCCTTCAGCGGGTTCCCCTGGGGCAAGATCGCCTTCGGCCAGGCCGACGGTGTCTTCCTGCCGCTCGCCGCGCTCGGCGGCACCCCCGTGCTCGGCTTCGCGGTCGTCCTGTGCGGCTTCGGGCTGTACGAGGCCGTGCGCCGGATCCGTGACGTACGCGCGACCGGGGTCCTGCGGCGCGGGGCGGCGGCCGTGGCCGGGCTGAGCGTGCTCGTCCCGCTCCTCGGCGCCTTCGCCGCGCGGCCGCTCGTCAGCGACGAGGCCGAGGACGGCACCGCGACCATCGCCGCCATCCAGGGCAACGTCCCGCGCGCGGGGCTCGACTTCAACGCCCAGCGGCGCGCCGTCCTCGACCACCACGTGCGCGAGACCGAACGGCTGGCCGCCCAGGTGAAGGCCGGCAAGGTCAAGCGCCCCGATCTCGTGCTGTGGCCGGAGAACTCCTCCGACATCGATCCGTTCACCAACCCCGACGCGCGCCAGGAGATCGAGAACGCCGTCAAGGCCATCGGGGTGCCCCTCTCGGTGGGCGGTGTCGTCGAGGCCGAGGACGGCAAGCTCTTCAACGAGCAGATCCTGTGGGATCCACGGAAGGGCCCCACCGACACCTACGACAAGCGGCAGATCCAGCCCTTCGGCGAGTACATCCCGCTGCGCGATGTCATCGGCGTCTTCAGCAGCGACGTCGACATGGTGCGCCAGGACTTCAGCCGCGGTTCCGAGCCCGGTGTCTTCACCATGGCGGGCACCAAGGTGGGCCTCGCGACCTGCTACGAGGCCGCGTTCGACTGGGCCGTGCGCGACACGGTGACCCACGGCGCCCAGATCATCTCGGTGCCGAGCAACAACGCCACGTTCGACCGCAGCGAGATGACGTACCAGCAGCTCGCGATGTCCCGGGTCCGCGCGGTCGAGCACAGCCGCGCCGTCGCCGTCCCGGTGACCAGCGGCGTCAGTGCGGTGATCATGCCGGACGGCACGGTCAAGGCGAAGACGGAGTGGTTCACCGCCGATTCGCTCGTCGAGGAGGTGCCGCTGCGCTCGTCGCGGACCCCGGCCACCCGCCTCGGCGCGCTGCCCGAGGGCGTCCTGGTGCTGATCGCCCTCGGCGGACTCGGCTGGGCCGCGGCGTCGGCGCGGGCCCGGCGGGACGCCGGGGAGTAA
- a CDS encoding O-antigen ligase family protein, with product MGSTGTAATAGPAGGRERRGASDAVGVALLGACAAWALITAGVHGGTPEGMLLAVLAVAAGYAGGRICGALLPVAAPCAGALAGLTLAVTAPRLTLGPASLLGHAGAAAGLLILSAGAACCAAWAARTPASRVALRVLAAGIAAVSAALGSPAAFAGCALVLLCSLAAAHVRRRALGLAGLAAVTALLTGVSLTVAEDVLPDGLTASLEGRLGRQRVLLWRDALGLAAREPVLGVGPGRFGEVSPAVARNLLADGKPHSAPLQQASEQGLVGVALLAAVFCWLLYALWRSPRSAQVVLSAGAALTALTAVATVGNALSVTSVTAAAGLLAGIATARPLPDGSEHPGGSGGADGAVGVRPTFP from the coding sequence GTGGGGTCGACGGGTACGGCCGCTACGGCCGGTCCGGCAGGCGGGCGTGAGCGGCGGGGCGCGTCCGACGCCGTGGGCGTGGCCCTGCTCGGCGCGTGTGCCGCCTGGGCACTGATCACCGCGGGCGTGCACGGCGGCACCCCCGAGGGGATGCTCCTCGCAGTCCTGGCCGTGGCCGCCGGGTACGCGGGCGGGCGCATCTGCGGAGCGCTGCTCCCGGTCGCCGCTCCGTGTGCGGGGGCACTCGCGGGCCTGACCCTCGCGGTGACGGCGCCCCGCCTCACGCTCGGCCCGGCCTCGCTCCTCGGTCACGCCGGTGCGGCCGCCGGGCTGCTGATCCTCTCTGCGGGTGCGGCCTGCTGCGCGGCGTGGGCGGCCCGGACACCGGCCTCACGCGTCGCACTGCGGGTGCTCGCCGCCGGGATCGCCGCTGTCTCGGCGGCACTGGGCTCGCCCGCGGCCTTCGCGGGGTGCGCCCTGGTGCTGCTCTGCTCGCTCGCGGCGGCCCACGTACGGCGCAGGGCGCTCGGCCTCGCCGGTCTCGCCGCCGTGACGGCACTGCTGACGGGGGTGTCCTTGACGGTGGCCGAGGACGTGCTGCCGGACGGCCTGACGGCTTCTCTGGAGGGCCGGCTCGGCCGCCAGCGCGTGCTGCTGTGGCGCGACGCGCTCGGCCTGGCGGCGCGGGAGCCCGTCCTGGGGGTGGGGCCGGGGCGCTTCGGCGAGGTCAGCCCGGCGGTCGCCCGGAACCTCCTGGCGGACGGCAAGCCTCATTCGGCGCCGTTGCAGCAGGCCTCCGAGCAGGGTCTCGTGGGAGTGGCGCTGCTGGCGGCGGTGTTCTGCTGGCTGCTGTACGCCCTGTGGCGGTCGCCGCGCTCCGCCCAGGTCGTCCTGTCGGCGGGCGCGGCCCTGACGGCACTGACGGCCGTGGCGACGGTGGGCAACGCGCTCAGCGTGACGTCGGTGACGGCCGCGGCGGGCCTGCTCGCGGGCATCGCCACGGCGCGGCCCCTGCCCGACGGCTCCGAGCACCCCGGGGGCTCTGGCGGTGCCGACGGAGCCGTGGGCGTCAGACCGACGTTCCCCTGA
- a CDS encoding aspartate/glutamate racemase family protein: MKIALMDSGIGLLAAAAAVRRLRPDADLVLSSDPDGMPWGPRTTEDLTARALAVAQAAAAHRPDALIVACNTASVHALPTIRARLEPAVPVIGTVPAIKPAAAGVGPVAIWATPATTGSPYQRDLIERFARDVDVTEVPCPGLADAVQYADEKAIDETIAAAAALTPRDVRAVVLGCTHYELVAERIRAAVQQPQLPPLVLHGSAGAVAAQALRRIGALPGTDGGATPGLTVLLSGRAEPLPREALTYAEGRMLAAVTPAL; this comes from the coding sequence GTGAAGATCGCGCTCATGGACTCCGGTATCGGACTGCTCGCCGCGGCGGCCGCGGTACGCCGCCTGCGGCCCGACGCCGATCTCGTGCTCTCCTCGGACCCGGACGGCATGCCGTGGGGACCGCGGACCACGGAAGACCTCACCGCGCGCGCTCTCGCCGTCGCACAGGCCGCCGCCGCGCACCGCCCCGACGCGCTGATCGTCGCCTGCAACACCGCCTCCGTGCACGCGCTGCCCACGATCAGGGCCCGCCTGGAGCCCGCCGTCCCGGTCATCGGGACCGTGCCGGCCATCAAGCCCGCCGCCGCGGGCGTCGGCCCCGTCGCCATCTGGGCCACCCCGGCCACCACGGGCAGCCCCTACCAGCGGGACCTCATCGAGCGGTTCGCGCGCGACGTCGACGTCACGGAGGTGCCCTGCCCAGGCCTCGCCGACGCCGTGCAGTACGCGGACGAGAAGGCCATCGACGAGACCATCGCCGCCGCCGCTGCCCTCACCCCGCGCGATGTAAGGGCCGTCGTCCTGGGCTGCACCCATTACGAGCTGGTGGCGGAGCGCATCCGCGCCGCCGTGCAGCAGCCGCAGCTGCCGCCGCTCGTGCTGCACGGCTCGGCCGGCGCTGTCGCCGCCCAGGCGCTGCGCAGGATCGGCGCGCTCCCCGGCACCGACGGTGGCGCGACACCCGGGCTCACCGTGCTGCTCAGCGGGCGTGCGGAGCCGCTGCCGCGGGAGGCGCTCACGTACGCCGAGGGACGCATGCTCGCGGCGGTCACCCCCGCCCTCTGA
- a CDS encoding glycosyltransferase, with product MSAVAWIAAGSLAAWLWLLLGQGFFWRTDVRLPPRRDPADGAGRGHWPTVCVVVPARDEAAMLPESLPSLLAQDYPGRAEVFLVDDGSTDGTGELARALGEQHGGLPLTVASPGEPPPGWTGKLWAVRHGIGLARARDPEYLLLTDADIAHGPESLRELVAAAETGGFDLVSQMARLRVRSVWERLVVPAFVYFFAQLYPFRRIGRKGSRTAAAAGGCVLLRADAAERARIPDAIRHAVIDDVALARAVRRSGGHLWLGLAERVDSVRPYPRLADLWRMVARSAYAQLRHQPLLLLGTVAGLALVYLAPPLTLVAGLATGDAPAAATGGLAWLLMTATYLPMLRYYRQPLWLAPLLPGTAFLYLLMTVDSAVRHYRGRGAAWKGRTYTRPDAVAEPAPEQR from the coding sequence ATGAGCGCCGTTGCGTGGATCGCCGCCGGATCGCTTGCCGCGTGGCTGTGGCTGCTGTTGGGGCAGGGCTTCTTCTGGCGTACGGACGTGCGCCTGCCACCGCGCCGGGATCCGGCGGACGGGGCGGGCCGGGGCCACTGGCCGACGGTGTGTGTCGTCGTGCCCGCCAGGGACGAGGCCGCGATGCTGCCCGAGAGCCTGCCGTCGCTGCTGGCGCAGGACTATCCGGGCCGGGCCGAGGTCTTCCTTGTCGACGACGGCAGTACGGACGGCACGGGTGAGCTGGCCCGCGCGCTGGGCGAACAACACGGCGGCCTGCCGCTGACCGTCGCCTCCCCCGGTGAGCCGCCCCCCGGGTGGACCGGCAAGCTCTGGGCGGTGCGCCACGGGATCGGCCTCGCCCGCGCGCGGGATCCCGAGTATCTGCTCCTGACCGACGCGGACATCGCCCATGGGCCGGAGAGCCTGCGGGAGTTGGTGGCCGCCGCGGAGACGGGCGGTTTCGACCTGGTCTCCCAGATGGCCCGGCTGCGGGTGCGCAGCGTGTGGGAGCGGCTGGTGGTCCCGGCGTTCGTGTACTTCTTCGCGCAGCTCTACCCCTTCCGCCGGATCGGGCGGAAGGGGTCGCGGACGGCCGCCGCGGCGGGCGGCTGCGTCCTGCTGCGCGCCGACGCCGCCGAGCGGGCGCGGATCCCCGACGCCATCCGGCACGCGGTGATCGACGACGTGGCGCTCGCACGGGCGGTCCGGCGCTCCGGCGGTCACCTCTGGCTGGGGCTCGCCGAGCGCGTCGACAGCGTGCGCCCCTACCCCCGCCTCGCGGACCTGTGGCGCATGGTCGCGCGCAGCGCGTACGCCCAGCTGCGGCACCAGCCTCTGCTGCTCCTCGGCACGGTCGCCGGGCTCGCGCTGGTCTACCTCGCTCCCCCGCTCACCCTGGTCGCGGGCCTCGCCACGGGCGACGCACCGGCGGCGGCCACGGGTGGTCTCGCCTGGCTGCTGATGACCGCGACGTACCTGCCGATGCTCCGCTACTACCGGCAGCCCCTGTGGCTCGCCCCGCTGCTGCCCGGCACCGCGTTCCTGTACCTCCTGATGACGGTGGACTCGGCGGTGCGGCACTACAGGGGGCGCGGCGCCGCCTGGAAGGGGCGTACGTACACGCGTCCGGACGCCGTTGCGGAGCCGGCACCGGAGCAGCGGTGA
- a CDS encoding TerD family protein: MTMPKGSNVPVPAPAVRVELGWGSGAGVPDADASALLLASSGKVRSDADFVFYNQPAHSSGAVRYEGKQRSDGGVSDVLTVDLARVEPAIETVVLAASADGGTFGQVPGLYIRVLDAASGAELARYDSTDATVETAFVLGEFYRRQGAWKFRAVGQGYGSGLAGLATDYGITVDEPQRSAPPTAPAAATPPPQAAASAAPVTPAPAPPVTPPTEPVRLTKVTLTKDAPSVSLTKQGGTSGAMRVNLNWEMRKQFKGWGAKLGRAVAMHADLDLDLCALFELADGRKGVVQALGNAFGAMHQPPYMLLDGDDRTGATASGENLTINLDHIKDFRRIVIFVTIYEGARSFADLNATVTLQPQHGAPIDFSLDECTVPSTVCALALLTNNGGDLVVQREARYLVPDRGVSPQRTIDHAYGWGMNWTPGRK; the protein is encoded by the coding sequence ATGACAATGCCTAAAGGATCGAATGTTCCCGTACCGGCACCCGCGGTGCGGGTCGAATTGGGGTGGGGCTCGGGCGCCGGGGTACCCGACGCCGACGCCTCCGCACTGTTGCTGGCCTCTTCCGGAAAGGTGCGCTCGGACGCGGACTTCGTCTTCTACAACCAGCCGGCGCACTCCTCCGGAGCGGTGCGGTACGAGGGCAAGCAGCGCTCCGACGGCGGCGTGAGCGATGTGCTCACCGTCGACCTCGCGCGCGTGGAACCCGCGATCGAGACCGTGGTGCTCGCCGCCTCGGCCGACGGCGGCACCTTCGGGCAGGTCCCCGGCCTGTACATCCGGGTGCTCGACGCGGCGAGCGGCGCCGAACTGGCGCGCTACGACAGCACGGACGCGACGGTGGAGACGGCCTTCGTCCTCGGCGAGTTCTACCGGCGCCAGGGCGCGTGGAAGTTCCGCGCCGTCGGCCAGGGCTACGGCAGCGGTCTCGCAGGCCTCGCCACGGACTACGGGATCACGGTGGACGAGCCGCAACGCTCCGCGCCGCCGACGGCCCCCGCCGCGGCCACCCCGCCGCCGCAGGCCGCCGCTTCCGCCGCTCCCGTCACACCCGCACCGGCCCCTCCCGTGACCCCGCCCACCGAGCCCGTGCGCCTCACCAAAGTCACCCTGACGAAGGACGCCCCGTCCGTCTCGCTGACGAAACAGGGCGGCACCTCGGGCGCCATGCGCGTGAACCTCAACTGGGAGATGCGCAAGCAGTTCAAGGGATGGGGCGCGAAGCTCGGCAGAGCCGTCGCCATGCACGCCGATCTCGACCTCGACCTCTGTGCGCTCTTCGAACTCGCGGACGGCCGCAAGGGCGTCGTCCAGGCACTCGGCAACGCCTTCGGGGCGATGCACCAGCCTCCGTACATGCTGCTCGACGGCGACGACCGCACCGGTGCCACGGCCAGTGGCGAGAACCTCACCATCAACCTCGACCACATCAAGGACTTCCGCCGCATCGTCATCTTCGTGACCATCTACGAAGGCGCGCGCAGCTTCGCCGACCTCAACGCCACGGTCACCCTCCAGCCGCAGCACGGCGCCCCGATCGACTTCTCGCTCGACGAGTGCACCGTCCCCTCCACGGTGTGCGCGCTGGCGCTGCTCACCAACAACGGCGGCGACCTCGTCGTCCAGCGCGAGGCCCGCTACCTCGTCCCGGACCGAGGGGTGAGCCCGCAGCGCACCATCGACCACGCCTACGGCTGGGGCATGAACTGGACGCCCGGCAGGAAGTGA
- a CDS encoding DUF6643 family protein has protein sequence MTSPRSTYGGGYYSAPSFTDTPIYDSLVAERGTPQIAPIRVPSAYDTGSHLPALPAALPALPAAPSHHNQGYGYPQAQQPAPLQQAPAPYIPQQAAGPRGYPGAQPQRPAAGTGYEAMRPASPRPAPAPYDDPYNRPYRGY, from the coding sequence ATGACCTCCCCCCGCTCCACCTATGGCGGCGGTTACTACTCCGCGCCGTCCTTCACGGACACTCCGATCTACGACTCCCTCGTCGCAGAGCGGGGCACTCCTCAGATCGCCCCGATCCGGGTTCCGTCCGCGTACGACACGGGCAGTCACCTGCCCGCCCTCCCGGCCGCGCTGCCCGCCCTGCCGGCCGCCCCTTCCCATCACAACCAGGGCTACGGCTACCCGCAGGCCCAGCAGCCCGCCCCGCTGCAACAGGCCCCCGCGCCGTACATCCCGCAGCAGGCCGCGGGCCCTCGCGGCTACCCGGGCGCCCAGCCCCAACGGCCCGCGGCCGGTACGGGGTACGAGGCGATGCGCCCGGCGTCGCCCCGCCCGGCCCCGGCGCCGTACGACGATCCGTACAACCGCCCCTACCGCGGGTACTGA